TTATTGCATTGTTCCATTGTAGCCTATTGATTTGATTTAGATCTTCTCCATTTCTACCATAACGCCTAAGCACATAATCCACGGTTAATGTGAAGTATTGCATTGGAATTTCCGCTTTTTGAAATAACCCAGCCTCGGTTCGTGCTGAGCAAAAGCAATCGAACAGATCTGCAGCGCAATCTTCCAACCGAAATCCACGAGCAAAGGCATCAGGTAAGAAGTAACGTGTGAATGACCATCCGCTCCCTTCAGGATAATCAGAATATTGATCATATCCAGCCAGGCAAGTTTGAGCATCATCAACATTCTTGACTCCTGAAAAACGATAATCATCAATCATAAAACGACCAATTAGTTGGAATTTTTTTGCTTGTTGAAAGGCGCTTCTTTGATGAATTAATTCCTTTTGCCCTACTAAAATTACCGTGAGACTGATACCCAAACTATCGAGTTCGTTATTGATATCCATTAACCAGCCGTACTGGATATCCGCTAATCTTTGTGCATCGTCTAAGAAAAAAACCAATCTGTGCTGTCCTGATGACTCTACATTTTCTTTTAAATATTTTGTTAGCCTCTCGCGCTTCTGGGAGGCTTTCCCCGAAGAAGGATATGCATGATTGATGTCCTTCAATATATCTTCAAAAAACACATTCTCGTTAATCACTTTGTATTGCCTGCATTTTAAGCTATAGACAGGAATCCTCTGATCAAATTCAGCAGGTAAGACATGCATTAAGTATTTAATAGCTCTTGTTTTTCCAAGGCGAGGCCGGCCATAAACGATC
Above is a window of Paenibacillus rhizovicinus DNA encoding:
- a CDS encoding ATP-binding protein gives rise to the protein MLQTNQIESLKETIVRWVDNRVPGGIVYGRPRLGKTRAIKYLMHVLPAEFDQRIPVYSLKCRQYKVINENVFFEDILKDINHAYPSSGKASQKRERLTKYLKENVESSGQHRLVFFLDDAQRLADIQYGWLMDINNELDSLGISLTVILVGQKELIHQRSAFQQAKKFQLIGRFMIDDYRFSGVKNVDDAQTCLAGYDQYSDYPEGSGWSFTRYFLPDAFARGFRLEDCAADLFDCFCSARTEAGLFQKAEIPMQYFTLTVDYVLRRYGRNGEDLNQINRLQWNNAIKNSGYIKAEVNQGVEE